In Streptomyces chartreusis, the following proteins share a genomic window:
- a CDS encoding GAF and ANTAR domain-containing protein: MDWAHFAQQMAAMARDLLAQESVDATLERITHSAVELVEGCHAAGILVLHGKQVQTLAPTHELVVESDKLQEQMGEGPCFDAARTKDGERVRRIPDFTEEEPRWPSYAPEARRLGIGSMMGFLLYTEEEDLGALNIYSREAGAFTDASELAGWLLASHAAVAFSSARTHAQMEHAVATRHMIGEAMGIVMGSHDLSEEQAFDVLRRYSQENNIKLREVARLICEHGSLSE, translated from the coding sequence ATGGACTGGGCTCACTTCGCGCAGCAGATGGCGGCGATGGCGCGGGATCTGCTGGCTCAGGAGTCGGTCGACGCCACCTTGGAACGGATCACGCACTCCGCGGTCGAGCTCGTGGAAGGGTGCCACGCGGCCGGGATCCTGGTGCTGCACGGCAAGCAGGTACAGACTCTGGCGCCCACGCATGAGCTGGTCGTCGAGAGCGACAAGTTGCAGGAGCAGATGGGTGAGGGGCCGTGCTTCGACGCCGCCCGCACCAAGGACGGCGAGCGGGTTCGCCGTATCCCCGACTTCACCGAGGAGGAGCCGCGGTGGCCCTCCTACGCGCCCGAGGCCCGTCGGCTCGGCATCGGCAGCATGATGGGCTTCCTGCTGTACACCGAGGAAGAGGATCTCGGCGCGCTGAACATCTACTCGCGCGAGGCCGGCGCCTTCACCGACGCCAGTGAACTGGCGGGCTGGCTGTTGGCCTCCCATGCCGCGGTCGCGTTCTCCAGCGCCCGCACGCATGCCCAGATGGAGCACGCCGTCGCCACCCGCCACATGATCGGCGAGGCCATGGGCATCGTCATGGGCAGCCATGACCTCAGCGAGGAGCAGGCATTCGACGTGCTCCGCCGCTACTCGCAGGAGAACAACATCAAGCTCCGCGAGGTCGCCCGGCTGATCTGCGAGCACGGCAGCCTGTCTGAATAA
- a CDS encoding sensor histidine kinase, with product MRTRVLTVVLAFAVLAVAGFAVPLLGVTATQRTEQLVAARTGDLDRFAGLAAQAAESGDTGALTAEVRRYAELYGEAVVVVDARRAPVVQAGGLRAADPVVARLVDAALRNQRVSPGGTLRPWSRGDRLLARPVGTGTRVSGAVVLRASVRAAADDIALRWALVLAGAGLFAVACVLLARAATRWVVRPLHHLDRAVGALAAGLPAEHARAGGPPELRQLATGFNRMADAVTTALEQQRRLVADTSHQLRNPLAALRLRIDSLQLRLPDSATRTYTGVTGELERMEHLLDDLLALANAEHRAGELAVTDAPAACCDATGVAEAQVQLWRPVAEQAGVRLDHAPGRVVRMACTEGELAQVADILLDNAIKYAGSRARVGTRCFTEGPHAVFEVRDDGPGLGTAELPQAGTRFWRSERHRDVRGSGLGLAIAEQLVAGRGGHVEFASAEPHGLRVRVVLPRADEETTSAAKGRTP from the coding sequence ATGCGCACTCGGGTGCTGACCGTCGTCCTGGCCTTCGCGGTGCTCGCGGTGGCCGGTTTCGCTGTGCCGCTGCTCGGTGTCACCGCCACCCAGCGCACCGAGCAGCTGGTCGCGGCCCGCACCGGTGACCTGGACCGTTTCGCCGGACTGGCCGCGCAGGCCGCCGAGAGCGGCGACACCGGGGCGCTGACGGCCGAGGTGAGACGGTATGCCGAGCTGTACGGCGAGGCGGTCGTGGTCGTCGACGCCCGCCGCGCGCCGGTCGTGCAGGCGGGCGGCCTGCGCGCCGCGGACCCGGTCGTCGCGAGGCTGGTCGACGCGGCGCTGCGCAACCAGCGCGTCTCCCCCGGGGGCACGCTGCGCCCCTGGTCCCGGGGCGACCGACTGCTCGCCCGCCCGGTGGGCACCGGCACCCGAGTTTCCGGCGCCGTGGTGCTGCGGGCGTCGGTGCGGGCCGCCGCCGACGACATCGCCCTGCGCTGGGCGCTGGTCCTGGCCGGGGCGGGGCTGTTCGCGGTGGCCTGCGTGCTGCTCGCCCGCGCCGCCACGCGGTGGGTCGTACGGCCCCTGCACCACCTGGACCGGGCGGTCGGCGCGCTCGCGGCGGGGCTGCCGGCCGAGCACGCCCGGGCCGGCGGGCCGCCCGAGCTGCGGCAACTGGCCACCGGCTTCAACCGCATGGCCGACGCGGTGACCACGGCATTGGAACAGCAGCGGCGGCTGGTCGCCGACACCTCCCACCAACTGCGCAATCCGCTCGCCGCGCTGCGCCTGCGCATCGACTCCCTCCAGCTGCGGCTGCCCGACTCCGCCACCCGCACGTACACGGGCGTGACCGGCGAACTGGAACGCATGGAGCACCTCCTGGACGATCTGCTCGCCCTGGCGAACGCCGAGCACCGCGCCGGCGAGCTGGCCGTGACGGACGCGCCGGCGGCGTGCTGCGACGCGACCGGCGTCGCCGAGGCCCAGGTGCAGCTCTGGCGACCGGTCGCCGAACAGGCCGGAGTCCGCCTCGACCACGCCCCCGGCCGCGTCGTCCGCATGGCCTGCACGGAGGGTGAGCTGGCCCAGGTCGCCGACATCCTCCTGGACAACGCGATCAAGTACGCCGGCAGCCGCGCCCGCGTCGGGACGCGCTGCTTCACCGAGGGCCCGCACGCGGTGTTCGAGGTACGGGACGACGGCCCGGGCCTCGGCACGGCGGAACTGCCGCAGGCGGGCACCCGGTTCTGGCGCTCCGAGCGTCACCGTGACGTGCGCGGCAGCGGCCTCGGTCTGGCGATCGCCGAGCAGTTGGTGGCCGGGCGCGGCGGTCACGTCGAGTTCGCGTCGGCCGAGCCGCACGGCCTGCGGGTCAGGGTCGTACTCCCGCGCGCCGACGAGGAGACGACATCGGCCGCGAAGGGACGTACGCCATGA
- a CDS encoding MFS transporter: MAFGESAREGEPGQRSWAPLLAVCAGYFMVILDVTIINVAVPVIGRELSASLTGIQWITDGYTLVFAGFLLTGGALGDRLGNRRVFCSGVGVFTVSSAACALAPTAPFLVAARLVEGLGAALIVPGSLALLQQAYPAPAARARAFGLWGSMAGIAASAGPLLGGLLVTTVGWRWVFLINLPVGAACLALTLRHVSPSPRRATRALDWPAQCAVVAAVALLTASLNEAGRRGWSDPAVLAGLGLAVLAAAAFAVRERLARAPALPLDLLHSRAMSGGAVIGLLFNFGFYGMVFTASLEFQHQRGYSALETGLALFPAVAMTMFASVLSGRLTRRTGDRPLVVSGMLLAALGLAGWAAAGSDPAYALLVAPMMAAGFGTSFALTGSTATVMGAAPPAYSGTASALFNTTRQVGSATGVALGGSLLATATDHSTGLRTSMAIGALAYLIAAVLAWRCVPPKPRAA; this comes from the coding sequence GTGGCGTTCGGGGAGTCGGCCCGTGAGGGCGAGCCGGGGCAACGTTCATGGGCCCCGCTGCTCGCGGTCTGCGCCGGGTACTTCATGGTGATCCTGGACGTGACGATCATCAACGTCGCCGTCCCGGTGATCGGCCGTGAACTGTCGGCCTCGCTCACCGGTATCCAGTGGATCACCGACGGCTACACCCTGGTCTTCGCCGGGTTCCTGCTGACAGGCGGCGCACTGGGCGACCGGCTCGGCAACCGCCGCGTCTTCTGCTCGGGCGTCGGCGTGTTCACGGTGTCCTCGGCCGCGTGCGCCCTCGCGCCGACCGCCCCCTTCCTGGTCGCCGCCCGCCTGGTGGAAGGGCTCGGCGCGGCACTGATCGTGCCCGGCTCCCTGGCCCTGCTCCAGCAGGCCTACCCGGCACCGGCCGCACGTGCGCGGGCCTTCGGGCTGTGGGGTTCGATGGCGGGCATCGCGGCCTCCGCAGGCCCGCTGCTGGGCGGCCTGCTCGTCACCACGGTCGGCTGGCGCTGGGTGTTCCTCATCAACCTGCCGGTCGGCGCGGCCTGCCTCGCACTGACCCTGCGACACGTGTCCCCCTCGCCCCGGCGCGCCACCCGAGCCCTCGACTGGCCGGCCCAGTGCGCGGTCGTCGCGGCGGTGGCCCTCCTGACCGCATCGCTCAACGAGGCCGGGCGGCGGGGCTGGTCCGACCCGGCGGTACTCGCCGGCCTCGGCCTGGCCGTGCTGGCCGCCGCGGCGTTCGCGGTACGCGAGCGACTCGCCCGCGCCCCCGCCCTCCCCCTGGACCTGCTGCACTCACGCGCGATGAGCGGCGGTGCCGTCATCGGCCTGCTGTTCAACTTCGGCTTCTACGGCATGGTCTTCACCGCCAGCCTGGAGTTCCAGCACCAGCGCGGCTACAGCGCACTCGAAACCGGGCTGGCGCTGTTCCCGGCGGTCGCGATGACGATGTTCGCCTCTGTCCTGTCCGGACGGCTGACCCGCCGTACCGGCGACCGTCCGCTGGTGGTCTCCGGCATGCTCCTGGCCGCACTGGGCCTGGCCGGCTGGGCCGCCGCGGGATCGGACCCGGCGTACGCGCTGCTGGTCGCACCGATGATGGCCGCGGGCTTCGGCACGTCCTTCGCGTTGACCGGCTCGACGGCCACAGTGATGGGCGCCGCGCCCCCGGCCTACTCGGGCACCGCCTCCGCCCTGTTCAACACCACCCGCCAGGTCGGCAGCGCCACCGGCGTGGCGCTCGGCGGCAGCCTCCTCGCCACGGCCACCGACCACAGCACCGGACTGCGCACCAGCATGGCGATCGGCGCCCTCGCGTACCTCATCGCCGCGGTTCTCGCATGGCGGTGCGTTCCGCCGAAGCCCCGGGCGGCGTAG
- a CDS encoding TAXI family TRAP transporter solute-binding subunit translates to MTGPTRRTVLRAAVGVACTGLLAAAGTADARHTDRGPEGRLRIATGESGNLYAAFGRLLAGQVRAAYPRLSCEVIHSEASVDNIRMLQAREADVALSLADIAWAAYDGSAPFGRPVPLRAIGRVYENYLQLAVRADAPIRTVADLAGHTVSLGAPASGGAVLGDRLLRAAGLTPGADVQVRRLLLPQAVRAMRDGAIDALLVSGGLPLPALSGLGARRGIRLLPLASLLPRLRGTEPSGPGLEAVTVPAGAYRGTPEVTTIGVANLLLCRPDLPSPVAAALTDVLVRRATHLVPSSALGTQFLDARSLISTGSVPLHPGAVVAYRELHG, encoded by the coding sequence ATGACCGGCCCGACCCGCCGGACCGTCCTGCGCGCCGCCGTCGGCGTGGCGTGCACGGGGCTGCTCGCGGCCGCCGGGACGGCCGACGCCCGGCACACGGACCGGGGACCGGAGGGCAGGCTGCGGATCGCGACCGGCGAGTCCGGCAACCTCTACGCGGCCTTCGGACGGCTCCTCGCCGGCCAGGTGCGGGCGGCCTACCCCCGGCTGTCCTGCGAGGTGATCCACAGCGAGGCCAGCGTCGACAACATCCGCATGCTCCAGGCCCGCGAGGCCGACGTGGCGCTGTCCCTGGCCGACATCGCGTGGGCCGCGTACGACGGTTCGGCACCGTTCGGCCGCCCGGTCCCGCTGCGGGCGATCGGCCGGGTGTACGAGAACTATCTCCAGCTCGCGGTGCGTGCCGACGCGCCGATACGTACGGTCGCCGACCTGGCGGGACACACCGTCTCGCTGGGCGCGCCCGCGTCCGGCGGCGCCGTGCTCGGCGACCGGCTGCTGCGGGCCGCGGGACTGACCCCTGGCGCCGACGTCCAGGTCCGCCGCCTGCTGCTGCCGCAGGCGGTGCGCGCGATGCGGGACGGGGCGATCGACGCCCTGCTGGTGTCGGGCGGCCTGCCGCTGCCGGCGCTCTCCGGGCTCGGCGCCCGGCGCGGCATACGGCTGCTGCCGCTTGCCTCGCTGCTCCCCCGCCTGCGGGGCACGGAGCCCTCCGGGCCGGGCCTGGAGGCGGTGACGGTGCCGGCCGGGGCGTACCGGGGCACGCCCGAGGTGACCACGATCGGCGTCGCCAATCTGCTGCTGTGCCGCCCCGATCTGCCCTCCCCCGTCGCCGCCGCCCTCACCGACGTCCTGGTCCGCCGCGCCACCCACCTCGTCCCGAGCTCGGCCCTGGGCACCCAGTTCCTGGACGCCCGCAGCCTGATCTCGACCGGGTCCGTGCCGCTGCATCCGGGGGCGGTCGTCGCGTACCGCGAACTGCACGGCTAG
- a CDS encoding EF-hand domain-containing protein has protein sequence MTTLDPALKAVTDQMRIIGDADGDGRIDIEEFLAALRGIGVDRAHAQRAFEEADKDRDGALGYEEAVTAARKALQ, from the coding sequence ATGACCACCCTGGACCCGGCTCTCAAGGCCGTCACCGACCAGATGAGGATCATCGGCGACGCGGACGGCGACGGTCGGATAGACATCGAGGAATTCCTGGCGGCCCTCAGAGGCATCGGGGTCGACAGGGCCCACGCCCAACGGGCGTTCGAGGAAGCCGACAAGGACCGCGACGGGGCCCTCGGGTACGAGGAGGCCGTGACTGCCGCGCGGAAGGCGTTGCAGTAG
- the abc-f gene encoding ribosomal protection-like ABC-F family protein encodes MPAAVAQLSVKDVTKSYGTRIVLDQVTFTVRPGEKAAVIGENGSGKSTLLRLLAATEAPDAGELTVRFPGGVGHLAQTLDLDPDCTVQDAVDLALTELRDMERRLRAAEERLGEASEDELAAYGELLIAYEERGGYEADVRVEAAMHGLGLTGITRDRPLGSLSGGEQSRLALACVLAAAPELLLLDEPTNHLDAAAVHWLEEHLRAHRGTVVAVTHDRGFLERVATAILEVDRDARTVHRHGDGWAGYRTAKAAARRRAEQDHVEWVQEVARIEELLDAAGKRLATTGKDPRQGFGKHRRSHEAKLGGHVRAARERLAHLRRNPVTAPPQPLRFTAALPATGDEHPTHQDHERPLAELTGVAVGTRLRLDGALTVPPGQRLLITGENGAGKTTLLRVLAGDLEPDAGTVRRPARIGYLAQELPARSTRLPLLAAFAAGRPGLPDEYADELLSLGLFRAEDLHVPVSALSAGQQRRLQIASLVTRPADLLVLDEPTNHLALDLVEDLEAALALYPGAVVAVSHDRSFREHFPGERLELRGGRRHG; translated from the coding sequence ATGCCCGCTGCCGTGGCGCAGCTGTCCGTCAAGGACGTCACCAAGTCCTACGGCACCCGTATCGTCCTCGACCAGGTCACCTTCACCGTCCGCCCGGGCGAGAAGGCCGCCGTCATCGGCGAGAACGGCTCCGGCAAGTCGACCCTGCTGCGACTGCTCGCCGCGACCGAGGCGCCGGACGCCGGGGAACTCACCGTCCGCTTCCCGGGCGGCGTCGGCCACCTCGCCCAGACCCTCGACCTCGACCCGGACTGCACCGTGCAGGACGCCGTCGACCTCGCCCTCACCGAACTGCGCGACATGGAGCGGCGGCTGCGCGCGGCGGAGGAGCGTCTCGGCGAGGCGTCCGAGGACGAGCTCGCCGCGTACGGCGAGCTGCTGATCGCGTACGAGGAACGCGGCGGCTACGAGGCCGACGTACGGGTCGAGGCCGCCATGCACGGGCTCGGGCTCACCGGGATCACCCGGGACCGGCCGCTCGGCTCGCTCTCCGGTGGTGAGCAGTCCCGGCTCGCCCTCGCCTGCGTGCTGGCCGCCGCCCCCGAACTGCTACTGCTCGACGAGCCGACCAACCACCTCGACGCGGCGGCCGTGCACTGGCTGGAGGAGCACCTGCGCGCGCACCGCGGCACGGTGGTCGCCGTCACCCATGACCGCGGGTTCCTGGAGCGCGTCGCCACGGCGATCCTGGAGGTCGACCGAGACGCGCGCACCGTGCATCGCCACGGCGACGGCTGGGCCGGATACCGCACCGCGAAGGCGGCCGCCCGGCGGCGCGCCGAGCAGGATCACGTCGAGTGGGTCCAGGAGGTGGCCCGTATCGAGGAACTCCTGGACGCCGCCGGGAAGCGACTGGCCACCACCGGGAAGGACCCGCGACAGGGCTTCGGCAAGCACCGTCGCTCGCACGAGGCGAAGCTCGGCGGCCATGTGCGCGCGGCGCGCGAACGGCTGGCTCACCTGCGACGCAACCCGGTGACGGCACCGCCGCAGCCGCTGCGGTTCACCGCGGCGCTGCCGGCAACCGGTGACGAGCATCCGACCCACCAGGACCACGAACGTCCGCTCGCCGAGCTCACGGGCGTGGCGGTCGGGACCCGGCTGCGTCTGGACGGCGCCCTGACCGTCCCACCCGGACAGCGGCTGCTGATCACGGGCGAGAACGGGGCCGGCAAGACGACACTGCTCCGTGTCCTGGCCGGTGACCTCGAACCGGACGCCGGCACGGTGCGCCGCCCCGCCCGCATCGGGTACCTGGCCCAGGAGCTCCCGGCCCGCTCCACGCGGCTGCCGCTGCTCGCCGCCTTCGCTGCCGGACGGCCCGGACTGCCGGACGAGTACGCCGACGAGCTGCTGTCGCTGGGTCTGTTCCGTGCGGAGGACCTGCACGTCCCGGTCTCGGCGCTGTCCGCGGGCCAGCAGCGGCGGCTCCAGATCGCCTCGCTGGTGACCCGGCCCGCCGACCTCCTGGTACTCGACGAGCCCACGAATCACCTCGCGCTCGACCTCGTCGAGGATCTGGAGGCGGCACTCGCGCTCTACCCGGGAGCGGTGGTGGCGGTCTCGCACGACCGCAGCTTCCGTGAGCACTTCCCGGGCGAACGGCTCGAGCTGCGCGGCGGCCGGAGACACGGGTAG
- a CDS encoding response regulator transcription factor has protein sequence MRVLLAEDDDGVAGALTEALYEHGHLPTRVRRGEDVFARHRQADLLLLDLGLPDLDGLEVLRKLRAVSGLPVVVLTARGDERSVVRGLRLGADDYLVKPVRLAELLARIEAVTRRAATPATPAAPAPRTARAGDVEVDLDARRVTVGGAEVRLTTKEFAVLAALAGRAGTAVSRQQLMDEVWGDAYLAVSRSLDVHLTQLRAKLGRPEVLTTIRGFGYRFGG, from the coding sequence GTGCGCGTACTGCTGGCCGAGGACGACGACGGGGTGGCCGGTGCCCTGACCGAGGCCCTGTACGAGCACGGTCATCTGCCCACCCGGGTGCGGCGCGGCGAGGATGTCTTCGCCCGCCACCGCCAGGCCGACCTGCTGTTGCTCGACCTTGGCCTGCCGGACCTCGACGGGCTCGAGGTCCTGCGCAAGCTGCGCGCGGTGAGCGGCCTTCCGGTCGTGGTCCTCACCGCGCGGGGCGACGAACGGTCGGTGGTGCGCGGCCTGCGGCTGGGCGCCGACGACTACCTGGTCAAGCCGGTGCGGCTGGCCGAGCTGCTGGCCCGGATCGAGGCCGTGACCCGCCGGGCCGCGACGCCGGCCACCCCGGCGGCACCTGCCCCGCGCACGGCCCGCGCCGGTGACGTCGAGGTCGATCTCGACGCGCGCCGGGTGACGGTGGGCGGTGCGGAGGTGCGGCTGACCACGAAGGAGTTCGCGGTGCTGGCCGCGCTGGCGGGCCGGGCCGGTACGGCGGTCAGCCGCCAGCAGCTGATGGACGAGGTGTGGGGCGACGCCTATCTGGCGGTGTCCCGCTCCCTCGACGTCCACCTCACCCAGCTGCGGGCCAAGCTCGGCCGCCCCGAGGTGCTGACGACGATCCGCGGCTTCGGCTACCGGTTCGGCGGCTGA
- a CDS encoding MFS transporter gives MATQTTTADTRKSRQGERRVVSNIVRGSIGNLIEWYDWYAYTAFSVYFAAAFFPSGDQTAQLLNTAAVFAVGFLMRPIGGWVLGRYADRRGRRSALTLSVTLMAAGSLIVALTPSYDTIGVVAPVLLVTARLLQGLSVGGEYSTSATYMSEVASPGRRGYYSSFQYVTLIAGQLTALGLQIILQQLLSDTQMESWGWRIAFVVGAAGAIVVLWLRRGMDESESFERVAAEAEKGSGPARGSLRMLLSYPRQCLIVVGLTMGGTLFFYTYTTYLQKFMVNTSGIAKPTAAWINFFALLVFVLLQPVMGLLSDRIGRRPMLIGFGVLGAIVVVPSLTLLSHTSDPLYAFLLMVGPLAVSSLYTSISAVVKAELFPTSIRALGVGLPYALTVALFGGTAEYVALWFKDAGHESWYFYYVTACVLVSLLVYIRMRETSDGSPLESEAKD, from the coding sequence ATGGCCACACAGACCACGACCGCGGATACGCGGAAGTCGCGTCAGGGCGAGCGCAGGGTTGTCAGCAACATCGTGCGTGGCTCGATCGGCAATCTGATCGAGTGGTACGACTGGTACGCGTACACCGCGTTCAGTGTGTACTTCGCCGCCGCGTTCTTCCCGTCCGGCGATCAGACCGCACAGCTGCTGAACACCGCCGCCGTGTTCGCCGTCGGCTTCCTGATGCGGCCGATCGGCGGCTGGGTGCTGGGGCGGTACGCCGACCGGCGGGGGCGGCGCTCGGCGCTGACGCTGTCGGTGACCCTGATGGCGGCCGGTTCGCTGATCGTGGCGCTGACGCCGTCGTACGACACGATCGGCGTCGTCGCGCCGGTGCTGCTGGTGACTGCGCGGCTGCTGCAAGGGCTGTCGGTCGGCGGGGAGTACTCGACCTCGGCGACCTACATGTCGGAGGTCGCCTCGCCCGGCCGGCGCGGCTACTACTCCAGCTTCCAGTACGTCACCCTCATCGCCGGGCAGCTGACGGCGCTCGGCCTCCAGATCATCCTGCAGCAGCTGCTCAGCGACACGCAGATGGAGTCGTGGGGCTGGCGGATCGCGTTCGTCGTCGGTGCCGCCGGGGCGATCGTCGTGCTGTGGCTGCGGCGCGGCATGGACGAGTCGGAGAGCTTCGAGCGCGTGGCCGCAGAGGCCGAGAAGGGCTCCGGTCCGGCTCGTGGCAGCCTGCGCATGCTCCTTTCGTACCCCCGGCAGTGCCTGATCGTCGTCGGCCTGACCATGGGCGGCACGCTGTTCTTCTACACGTACACGACGTACTTGCAGAAGTTCATGGTCAACACCAGCGGCATCGCCAAGCCGACGGCGGCCTGGATCAACTTCTTCGCGCTGCTGGTGTTCGTCCTGCTCCAGCCGGTCATGGGGCTGCTGTCCGACCGGATCGGGCGGCGTCCGATGCTGATCGGGTTCGGTGTGCTGGGCGCGATCGTGGTGGTGCCCTCGCTGACCCTCCTGTCGCACACCAGCGATCCCTTGTACGCGTTCCTGCTCATGGTCGGACCGCTGGCCGTCAGCTCCCTGTACACGTCGATCAGCGCGGTGGTGAAGGCCGAGCTGTTCCCGACGTCGATCCGGGCGCTGGGCGTCGGTCTGCCCTACGCGCTGACCGTGGCCCTGTTCGGCGGGACCGCCGAGTACGTCGCCCTGTGGTTCAAGGACGCCGGCCACGAGAGCTGGTACTTCTACTACGTCACCGCCTGCGTCCTGGTCTCCCTGCTCGTCTACATTCGGATGCGCGAGACGTCGGACGGATCGCCGCTGGAGAGCGAGGCCAAGGACTGA
- a CDS encoding TOBE domain-containing protein produces the protein MQAYTIGQAARLLGVSPDTARRWADAGRVATHRDESGRRLIDGKDLAAFSVELAKGGSGEEDASYTSVRNAFPGIVTAIKLGDVAAQVEIQAGPHRLVSLLTREAVEELGLEVGMEATARVKSTNVHIDRV, from the coding sequence ATGCAGGCATACACGATCGGCCAGGCCGCACGGCTGCTCGGCGTCAGTCCGGACACCGCGCGACGGTGGGCGGACGCGGGGCGGGTGGCGACCCATCGCGACGAGAGCGGCAGGCGCCTCATCGACGGGAAGGACCTGGCCGCCTTCTCGGTGGAGCTCGCGAAGGGCGGCAGCGGCGAGGAGGACGCCTCCTACACCTCGGTCCGCAACGCCTTCCCGGGCATCGTCACCGCGATCAAGCTGGGTGACGTGGCGGCCCAGGTGGAGATCCAGGCCGGACCGCACCGCCTGGTGTCGCTGCTGACGCGGGAGGCCGTGGAGGAGTTGGGGCTCGAGGTCGGGATGGAGGCCACCGCCCGGGTGAAGTCGACGAACGTGCACATCGACCGCGTGTGA
- a CDS encoding aminoglycoside phosphotransferase family protein, whose product MSPLEAVEVPHSLASSYARAFGDEGRAWIAGLPALAADVLDRWDLRRDGAPGSGEASLVLPVLRRDGTRAVLKFQMPREETTAALVGLRTWDGGGMVRLLDHDPESASMLLERLDATRALTSIEDDDVAMGILAELQSRLVRVPAPPGLRGLGDIATEMLEQVPRAVTILTDPADRRLLLDWASAVAELAGEPGDRMLHWDLHYDNVLAAEREPWLAIDPEPLAGDPGFDLWPALNSGWDEPAAKGDTLRVVRRRFDLLTSVLDLDRARATGWTLGRLLQNALWDVEDGETALDPSAVAISEALLNRPREGRGSGGSEPGGTSDA is encoded by the coding sequence TTGAGCCCCTTGGAAGCGGTCGAGGTTCCCCACTCCCTGGCTTCGTCGTACGCACGCGCCTTCGGTGACGAGGGGAGGGCCTGGATCGCCGGCCTGCCCGCCCTCGCCGCGGACGTCCTGGACCGCTGGGACCTGCGACGCGATGGTGCGCCCGGCTCCGGGGAGGCCTCGCTGGTGCTGCCGGTGCTGCGCCGGGACGGCACGCGCGCGGTGCTGAAGTTCCAGATGCCGAGGGAGGAGACCACCGCGGCGCTCGTCGGGCTGCGTACCTGGGACGGCGGGGGCATGGTGCGGCTGCTCGACCATGATCCGGAGAGCGCGAGCATGCTGCTGGAGCGCCTCGACGCCACCCGCGCATTGACGTCGATCGAGGACGACGACGTCGCGATGGGCATCCTCGCCGAGCTCCAGTCCCGGCTGGTCCGCGTACCCGCGCCACCCGGACTGCGGGGTCTCGGCGACATCGCCACGGAGATGCTCGAACAGGTCCCTCGGGCCGTCACGATCCTCACCGACCCGGCGGACCGTCGGCTCCTGCTCGACTGGGCGTCGGCCGTGGCCGAGCTGGCCGGCGAACCCGGCGACCGGATGCTGCACTGGGACCTGCACTACGACAACGTTCTCGCCGCCGAGCGTGAGCCGTGGCTGGCCATCGACCCCGAGCCGCTGGCCGGCGACCCCGGGTTCGACCTGTGGCCGGCCCTGAACAGCGGGTGGGACGAGCCGGCCGCGAAGGGCGACACTCTGCGGGTCGTCCGGCGCCGCTTCGACCTCCTCACCTCGGTCCTCGACCTCGACCGCGCACGAGCGACCGGCTGGACCCTCGGGCGACTGCTCCAGAACGCGCTCTGGGACGTCGAGGACGGCGAGACCGCACTCGACCCGTCGGCCGTGGCGATCTCGGAGGCGCTGCTGAACCGCCCCAGGGAAGGGCGGGGGAGCGGCGGCTCGGAGCCAGGCGGGACAAGCGACGCTTGA